One region of Streptomyces leeuwenhoekii genomic DNA includes:
- a CDS encoding DUF4255 domain-containing protein translates to MIHEVDEGLRRLLAESGLEASGVEVVFDAPTRDWSARRNAPTVCAFLYDIREDTARRGSGHEEVHDADGFVVARRTPPRWYELTYLVTAWAGRPQDEHRLLSQVLACLAATDRLPPRMLTGSLADLGLTVALDTAQAGADGPAAADVWSALGGELKASLGVRVRAPLAGATVPVGPPVTEGLLVRSAAGADERRTAVADEDAEPPTGRRLRYRESREAGAEGFAGPRDRPSAPARRRRRGDRQP, encoded by the coding sequence GTGATCCACGAGGTCGACGAAGGGCTGCGGCGCCTGCTCGCCGAGTCCGGTCTGGAGGCGTCCGGCGTCGAGGTGGTCTTCGACGCCCCCACCCGGGACTGGTCGGCGCGCCGCAACGCCCCCACGGTCTGCGCCTTCCTCTACGACATCCGGGAGGACACCGCGCGGCGCGGCAGCGGCCACGAGGAGGTCCACGACGCGGACGGCTTCGTGGTGGCGCGGCGCACCCCGCCGCGCTGGTACGAGCTGACCTATCTGGTCACGGCCTGGGCCGGGCGCCCGCAGGACGAACACCGGCTGCTCTCCCAGGTGCTCGCCTGCCTCGCGGCCACCGACCGGCTGCCCCCGCGGATGCTCACGGGCTCGCTCGCCGACCTCGGCCTGACGGTGGCGCTGGACACCGCCCAGGCCGGAGCCGACGGCCCCGCCGCCGCCGACGTGTGGTCGGCACTCGGCGGCGAGCTGAAGGCGTCGCTGGGCGTCCGGGTACGGGCGCCGCTCGCCGGGGCGACCGTCCCCGTCGGGCCGCCGGTCACCGAGGGGCTGCTCGTACGGTCCGCCGCCGGCGCGGACGAAAGGCGCACCGCCGTCGCCGATGAGGACGCGGAACCCCCGACGGGGCGCCGGCTGCGCTACCGGGAGAGCCGCGAGGCGGGTGCGGAGGGTTTCGCGGGCCCGCGTGACCGGCCGTCCGCGCCCGCCCGGCGCCGCCGCAGAGGAGACCGCCAGCCGTGA
- a CDS encoding DUF11 domain-containing protein gives MGTAAPGGRHRLGRLGTSLLLLVPLLGVTAASGRSDAGPGPSATDVAQTRIAYAGTRHRSLGRVDTSTSSKPLFKGPAHYDLQPSALGDTLVFTSRRDERKPQVYLRAADGSVRRLTEGRDAAHPRLTPDGKAVVFDSAEPGGADGGTQRDLWMVGTAGPVGTGLTRLTKSPANEESPTVSPDGKRLAYSGDADPLAGAQIYTRQLDGGTAPTATRITRPAGGTATQPVWNPVGDSEHANLIAYTATTEADGPRLRVTDGSTDRPLLAGEQAQWDTHGAAWLPDGNQVLFLSPNRTCECEGDWDHVFRVPAHSEQTPSLVLSEDREVLSPTWLGPLDGGGAVVERTSAPGPHVVTLQDIRSDGADPRDLGKTILKEDPAADTNTDATKDPLFQPADGYDPWTERQNYTPDGRRIVVTRFEDTPDGRIQRIWTVDADGSHGAALRLAGRGPKDWDTDPTFSPDGRYLAFTRTSPGGVAGPSRIFIADVASGEIRGKITPPDGQPDGGDAQPTWSSDGTTLAFTRNHVINGKGGNKHIWTVRVDDLGARLGLRAQHDLSADVCPGACEVIDDSPAFSPDGRTIAFNRKSGGGLIDERNGLLVTTPEGEDCRVLLPTAARGRADACRQDLPDVSATGPHQPRDAAWTADGNGMVLSFRTGRAVNNPEKLHLLDVASGDLTPLTLDLPGRQKEPAVQQSVDLAVGAPATVPPVTVGSSATVRVDVVNNGPAASPGTRLTVTPPSGVQVSGMTRPGGTCGTTPLQCDVGVVRPGDTVPVDVAVTGLTAGDAPLDWTVTGTVLDPRPGDNAGRTVVPVREVTPPPTSAPPTPAPPTPTSAPPVTRPPTPAPPAPAPPSSAPPPAEPDQPEAGPGVRITARPNPGYVGGRVVVTYTVSNGRNALATGLRLRVGLPAGIPADTLPPGCDSSRVCALPDLEPGQSIVVPVVLRPRKAMTGQATADLTTSGTDADRRDNTARQRLRILQPRIVAVPDIGKPGFVTSVRGEDFPPGVPVRFAWKPGITAAAAPTRPKADGTFIGQLLILAKDQTGPRTITARGPGFSPVKTDFLVVSGTVQPPDEVTRR, from the coding sequence ATGGGAACCGCTGCCCCCGGCGGGCGGCACCGCCTGGGAAGACTGGGCACGTCGCTGCTGCTGCTGGTCCCGCTGCTCGGGGTGACGGCGGCCTCCGGCCGCAGCGATGCCGGGCCCGGGCCGTCGGCCACCGATGTCGCGCAGACCCGTATCGCCTACGCGGGAACCCGGCACCGCAGCCTCGGGCGGGTGGACACGAGCACCTCCAGCAAGCCGCTGTTCAAGGGCCCGGCCCACTACGACCTCCAGCCGTCCGCCCTCGGCGACACGCTGGTCTTCACCAGCCGCCGCGACGAGAGAAAGCCGCAGGTCTACCTGCGGGCCGCCGACGGGTCGGTCCGCCGGCTCACCGAGGGCCGGGACGCGGCGCACCCCCGGCTGACACCGGACGGCAAGGCGGTGGTGTTCGACTCGGCCGAGCCGGGCGGCGCCGACGGCGGCACCCAGCGCGACCTGTGGATGGTGGGCACCGCCGGCCCAGTCGGCACCGGCCTGACCCGGCTCACCAAAAGCCCCGCGAACGAGGAGAGCCCGACGGTCTCGCCCGACGGGAAGCGGCTGGCCTACTCCGGCGACGCCGACCCGCTGGCCGGGGCGCAGATCTACACGCGGCAGCTGGACGGCGGCACCGCCCCCACCGCCACCCGCATCACCCGTCCCGCGGGCGGCACGGCCACCCAGCCCGTGTGGAACCCGGTCGGCGACTCCGAGCACGCGAACCTCATCGCGTACACCGCCACCACCGAGGCGGACGGACCGCGGCTGCGGGTGACGGACGGGAGCACCGACCGGCCGCTGCTCGCGGGCGAGCAGGCGCAGTGGGACACCCACGGGGCAGCCTGGCTGCCCGACGGGAACCAGGTGCTCTTCCTGAGCCCCAACCGCACCTGTGAGTGCGAGGGCGACTGGGACCATGTCTTCCGGGTGCCGGCGCACTCGGAACAGACACCCTCGCTGGTGCTCAGCGAGGACCGGGAGGTCCTCTCGCCCACCTGGCTCGGCCCGCTCGACGGCGGCGGCGCGGTGGTGGAGCGCACCTCGGCGCCGGGGCCGCACGTGGTGACCCTCCAGGACATCCGCAGTGACGGGGCCGATCCCCGGGACCTGGGGAAGACGATCCTCAAGGAGGACCCGGCGGCCGACACCAACACCGACGCCACCAAGGACCCGCTGTTCCAGCCCGCCGACGGTTACGACCCGTGGACCGAGCGGCAGAACTACACCCCCGACGGACGCCGGATCGTGGTGACCCGCTTCGAGGACACGCCCGACGGGCGGATCCAGCGGATCTGGACCGTGGACGCCGACGGCTCCCACGGCGCGGCGCTGCGGCTGGCGGGACGCGGGCCGAAGGACTGGGACACCGACCCGACGTTCTCCCCGGACGGCAGGTACCTGGCCTTCACCCGGACGTCGCCGGGCGGCGTCGCCGGGCCCAGCCGCATCTTCATCGCGGACGTGGCGAGCGGCGAGATCCGCGGCAAGATCACCCCGCCGGACGGGCAGCCCGACGGCGGCGACGCCCAGCCCACCTGGTCCTCCGACGGCACCACCCTGGCCTTCACCCGCAACCATGTGATCAACGGAAAGGGTGGCAACAAGCACATCTGGACCGTGCGCGTGGACGACCTGGGCGCGCGGCTCGGCCTGAGAGCCCAGCACGACCTGAGCGCCGACGTCTGTCCGGGCGCCTGCGAGGTCATCGACGACAGCCCGGCCTTCTCCCCGGACGGGCGCACCATCGCCTTCAACCGCAAGAGCGGCGGCGGCCTGATCGACGAACGCAACGGCCTCCTCGTGACGACCCCCGAGGGCGAAGACTGCCGGGTCCTCCTGCCCACCGCCGCCCGCGGCCGGGCCGACGCCTGCCGCCAGGACCTGCCGGACGTCTCGGCCACCGGCCCGCACCAGCCCCGCGACGCCGCCTGGACCGCCGACGGCAACGGCATGGTCCTCAGCTTCCGTACCGGCCGCGCCGTCAACAACCCCGAGAAGCTGCACCTGCTGGACGTCGCGTCCGGCGACCTCACCCCGCTCACCCTGGACCTGCCGGGGCGGCAGAAGGAACCCGCCGTCCAGCAGTCCGTGGACCTCGCGGTCGGCGCGCCCGCCACCGTGCCCCCCGTCACCGTCGGCTCCTCGGCCACCGTCCGCGTCGACGTGGTGAACAACGGCCCCGCCGCCTCACCCGGCACCCGGCTCACCGTCACTCCACCGTCGGGCGTTCAGGTCTCGGGCATGACCCGGCCCGGCGGCACCTGCGGCACCACTCCCCTCCAGTGCGATGTCGGGGTGGTGCGGCCCGGCGACACCGTGCCCGTGGACGTCGCCGTGACCGGACTCACCGCCGGTGACGCCCCGCTCGACTGGACGGTCACCGGCACCGTCCTGGACCCGCGACCGGGTGACAACGCCGGCCGGACCGTGGTCCCGGTGCGCGAGGTCACGCCGCCCCCGACCTCCGCACCTCCGACCCCCGCACCACCGACACCGACGTCCGCGCCCCCGGTCACCAGGCCCCCGACACCGGCGCCCCCGGCCCCCGCGCCACCGTCTTCCGCACCGCCCCCCGCGGAGCCGGACCAGCCCGAGGCGGGCCCCGGCGTGCGGATCACCGCCCGGCCCAACCCCGGCTACGTCGGCGGACGCGTCGTGGTGACCTACACCGTCAGCAACGGCCGCAACGCGCTGGCGACCGGGCTGCGGCTGCGCGTCGGCCTGCCCGCGGGCATCCCGGCCGACACGCTGCCGCCGGGCTGCGACAGCTCCCGGGTGTGCGCGCTGCCGGACCTGGAGCCCGGTCAGAGCATCGTCGTCCCGGTCGTCCTGCGCCCCCGCAAGGCGATGACCGGTCAGGCCACCGCCGACCTCACCACCAGCGGCACCGACGCCGACCGCCGCGACAACACCGCCCGGCAGCGGCTGCGCATCCTCCAGCCGCGCATCGTCGCGGTCCCGGACATCGGCAAGCCCGGCTTCGTCACCTCCGTGCGCGGCGAGGACTTCCCGCCCGGGGTGCCGGTGCGGTTCGCCTGGAAGCCGGGGATCACCGCGGCGGCGGCGCCCACCCGGCCCAAGGCGGACGGCACCTTCATCGGCCAGTTGCTCATCCTCGCCAAGGACCAGACCGGACCACGCACCATCACCGCGCGCGGCCCCGGGTTCTCGCCGGTGAAGACCGACTTCCTGGTGGTCAGCGGCACCGTGCAGCCGCCCGACGAGGTGACCCGCCGGTGA